A genomic region of Rhodanobacter sp. contains the following coding sequences:
- a CDS encoding citrate synthase family protein, protein MNDAYLSAREAAARLGISLATLYAYVSRGKVDSRPGPDGRSREYRADDIERLIDRRQAGRGAAQGAAHSLTWGLPVLETRITLIRPHGHYYRGQSAIALARDGATLEEVAHLLWDCGDDDPFQASPTLAWSSAVQGLLRHGNLPPLERTTAAMPLLALAAADAHSVHPRQRRAGAARLLRETAALLAAAKPGRQSIHRQLASAWRHPHAQLPELLRCALVVCADHELNASAFAARVAASTGASLHATACAGLAALSGPQHGGATARAYGLLRQALHERRPEDGVRERLRRGDELPGFGHPLYPDGDPRAVLLLERLAAARPRLPGMARIQRLTDAVAANGGRRPSLDFALAAIALLHDQHADAALSLFAAGRMAGWLAHALEQQEAGGLIRPRANYAGTTPVRQR, encoded by the coding sequence ATGAACGATGCCTACCTCTCCGCCCGCGAGGCTGCCGCCAGGCTGGGCATCAGCCTCGCCACGCTCTACGCCTACGTCAGCCGCGGCAAGGTCGACTCCCGCCCGGGCCCGGACGGGCGCAGCCGCGAATACCGCGCCGACGACATCGAACGCCTGATCGACCGTCGCCAGGCCGGGCGCGGCGCCGCGCAAGGCGCCGCGCACAGCCTGACCTGGGGCCTGCCGGTGCTGGAAACGCGGATCACGCTGATCCGCCCGCACGGCCATTACTACCGGGGCCAGTCCGCCATCGCGCTCGCGCGCGACGGCGCCACACTGGAGGAGGTGGCGCACCTGCTGTGGGATTGCGGCGACGACGATCCCTTCCAAGCATCGCCGACACTTGCCTGGAGCAGCGCCGTGCAAGGCCTGCTGCGGCATGGCAACCTGCCGCCGCTGGAACGCACCACCGCCGCCATGCCGCTGCTGGCGCTGGCAGCCGCGGACGCGCACAGCGTGCATCCCCGGCAGCGCCGCGCAGGCGCGGCCAGACTGTTGCGCGAGACCGCCGCCCTGCTCGCCGCCGCAAAACCCGGACGCCAGTCCATCCACCGACAGCTGGCCAGCGCATGGCGCCATCCCCACGCGCAACTTCCTGAACTCTTGCGCTGCGCACTGGTGGTTTGCGCCGACCACGAACTCAACGCGTCCGCCTTCGCCGCACGGGTGGCGGCCTCCACCGGTGCCAGCCTGCATGCGACGGCCTGCGCCGGACTGGCCGCTCTCTCGGGACCGCAACACGGTGGCGCAACCGCGCGCGCCTACGGACTGCTGCGCCAGGCGCTGCACGAACGCCGTCCCGAAGACGGCGTGCGCGAACGCCTGCGCCGCGGCGACGAGCTGCCCGGCTTCGGCCATCCGCTCTACCCCGACGGAGATCCGCGCGCCGTCCTGCTGCTGGAGAGGCTGGCCGCCGCGCGTCCGCGCCTGCCCGGCATGGCGCGCATTCAGCGCCTGACCGATGCGGTGGCCGCCAACGGCGGCCGCAGGCCCAGCCTGGATTTCGCGCTGGCCGCGATCGCGCTGCTGCACGACCAGCACGCCGATGCAGCCCTGTCGCTGTTCGCTGCCGGCCGCATGGCAGGCTGGCTGGCGCACGCACTGGAGCAGCAGGAGGCCGGCGGACTGATCCGTCCACGCGCCAATTACGCCGGCACAACGCCCGTGCGGCAGCGCTGA
- a CDS encoding DUF2332 family protein, whose product MSTIQPVLDAFAQQATYCREHGSPFTARLLRCAADGLARGEPVLRAIAAWPGDPVADALPLRLAGALHALVLEGRADALARHYPGAAGASDDAALWQAVAVALQTHPDVLSGYLASPPQTNEVGRSAVLLGGFMAVAARTGLPLRLLELGASAGLNLNWDRYRYRLGDVHWGDTGSPLELAPLWHGAAPPLAGLRVASRMGCDLAPVDVAEDAQRLRLRSYVWADQRARMEQLDAALSVAKRHHPRVERAGADDWLERRLAEPAAGAATVVYHSIFWNYLPAAAKARIGAAIAHAAQSADATAPLAWLRFEFDDPSCLPSLRLSLWPGALELHLADAQAHGQEVFWHADDEADAALRAPRHGRIGASPTM is encoded by the coding sequence ATGTCCACGATCCAGCCAGTGCTCGATGCCTTCGCGCAGCAGGCGACGTATTGCCGGGAGCACGGTTCGCCGTTCACGGCGCGTCTGCTGCGGTGTGCGGCAGACGGGCTCGCGCGCGGCGAGCCCGTCCTGCGGGCCATCGCGGCATGGCCGGGCGACCCGGTGGCCGATGCCTTGCCGTTGCGCCTCGCAGGTGCCTTGCACGCGCTGGTGCTGGAGGGCCGCGCCGATGCGTTGGCCCGGCACTATCCGGGCGCTGCCGGCGCCAGCGACGACGCGGCGCTGTGGCAGGCCGTTGCGGTCGCCCTGCAGACGCATCCCGACGTGCTCTCCGGCTATCTGGCCTCGCCGCCGCAGACCAACGAAGTCGGCCGATCCGCCGTGCTGCTCGGCGGCTTCATGGCAGTCGCGGCCCGCACGGGGTTGCCGTTGCGCTTGCTGGAGCTGGGCGCCAGCGCCGGGCTGAACCTGAATTGGGACCGCTACCGTTACCGCCTGGGCGATGTGCACTGGGGCGATACCGGAAGTCCGCTGGAACTGGCGCCCCTGTGGCACGGCGCCGCGCCGCCGCTGGCCGGCTTGCGGGTGGCTTCGCGCATGGGCTGCGATCTCGCGCCGGTCGATGTCGCCGAGGATGCGCAGCGTCTGCGCCTGCGTTCGTACGTCTGGGCGGATCAACGGGCACGCATGGAACAGCTCGACGCGGCGTTGTCCGTCGCGAAGCGGCATCACCCGCGCGTCGAGCGTGCCGGGGCGGACGATTGGCTGGAGCGCCGGCTTGCCGAACCGGCGGCGGGTGCGGCGACGGTCGTCTATCACTCGATCTTCTGGAACTACCTGCCGGCCGCGGCCAAGGCGCGGATCGGCGCGGCCATCGCGCACGCGGCGCAATCGGCGGACGCGACGGCGCCGCTCGCCTGGCTGCGTTTCGAATTCGACGATCCGTCGTGTCTGCCTAGCCTGCGGTTGAGCCTGTGGCCCGGCGCGCTCGAGCTGCATCTGGCCGACGCGCAGGCGCATGGCCAGGAGGTTTTCTGGCACGCGGACGACGAGGCCGACGCTGCGCTTCGTGCGCCGCGACATGGCCGGATCGGCGCATCGCCTACAATGTGA